The proteins below are encoded in one region of Nocardioides marmorisolisilvae:
- a CDS encoding isochorismate synthase: protein MTSDATTVPRLVARTVEIDDPGPLVELLPADEPMTWLRQGGGLVAWGVAARFDSAGVDRFADASAWWREVVRVAAVADEVTVPGTGLITLGSFAFADSPGDSVLIVPSVVVGKRGERSWMTTIGTSPEALPDLSPHGVPEAPSNLMFADGALSGAEWEGVVWEAVLHLNAGELDKVVLARDLVATADAPIDVRWPLRRLAAQYEMCWTFHVDGLFGATPEMLVRREKGLVTSRVLAGTIRRTGDDEHDLRLAATLARSSKDLEEHEYAVRSVADALAPYCSSMNVPETPFVLHLPNVMHLATDVAGVAHDSGANVLELAAALHPSAAVGGTPTKVAVEMIAEIEGMDRGRYAGPVGWMDTRGDGEFGIALRSGELDGDRVRLFAGCGIVAGSDPEAELAESQAKFVPVRDSLS, encoded by the coding sequence GATCGACGACCCAGGCCCCCTGGTCGAGCTGCTCCCCGCCGATGAGCCGATGACCTGGCTGCGCCAGGGCGGAGGCCTGGTCGCCTGGGGCGTGGCCGCGCGGTTCGACAGCGCCGGCGTCGACCGGTTCGCCGATGCCTCCGCCTGGTGGCGGGAGGTGGTCCGCGTCGCGGCGGTCGCCGACGAGGTCACGGTGCCGGGCACCGGCCTGATCACGCTCGGCAGCTTCGCCTTCGCCGACTCCCCGGGAGACTCGGTCCTCATCGTGCCGTCGGTCGTCGTCGGCAAGCGCGGTGAGCGCAGCTGGATGACCACGATCGGCACCAGTCCCGAGGCGCTGCCGGACCTCAGCCCCCACGGCGTCCCCGAGGCGCCCAGCAACCTGATGTTCGCCGACGGCGCCCTCAGCGGCGCGGAGTGGGAGGGAGTGGTGTGGGAGGCGGTCCTGCACCTCAACGCCGGCGAGCTGGACAAGGTGGTGCTGGCCCGTGACCTGGTCGCCACCGCAGACGCTCCCATCGACGTGCGCTGGCCGCTGCGCCGCCTCGCCGCGCAGTACGAGATGTGCTGGACCTTCCACGTCGACGGGCTCTTCGGGGCGACCCCGGAGATGCTGGTCCGCAGAGAGAAGGGCCTGGTCACCTCTCGGGTGCTGGCCGGCACCATCCGCCGAACCGGCGACGACGAGCACGACCTGCGCCTGGCGGCCACCCTGGCCCGATCGTCGAAGGACCTCGAGGAGCACGAGTACGCCGTACGCTCGGTCGCGGACGCGCTGGCGCCGTACTGCTCGTCGATGAACGTGCCGGAGACGCCGTTCGTGCTGCACCTGCCCAACGTGATGCACCTGGCCACCGACGTCGCCGGGGTGGCGCACGACAGCGGCGCCAACGTGCTCGAGCTCGCCGCCGCCCTGCACCCGTCCGCCGCCGTGGGCGGGACGCCGACTAAGGTCGCGGTCGAGATGATCGCCGAGATCGAGGGCATGGACCGCGGCCGCTATGCCGGACCGGTCGGCTGGATGGACACGCGCGGAGACGGCGAGTTCGGCATCGCGCTGCGCTCCGGTGAGCTCGACGGCGACCGGGTCCGGCTGTTCGCCGGCTGCGGCATCGTCGCCGGCTCCGACCCCGAAGCCGAACTGGCCGAGTCCCAGGCCAAGTTCGTCCCGGTGCGCGACTCGCTCTCCTGA
- a CDS encoding MBL fold metallo-hydrolase: MRITKFGHACVRVEYDDQAVVLDPGMFTEPEAVDGATAVLITHEHPDHVHVDHLRRTDAPIFTIAAVANQLADDLRERVTVVTPGASLDVGLPVTVVGEKHAVIHPELPHFDNSGYLLHLGEVLVFHPGDALTVPGQDIDVLLLPVSAPWLKISESIDFAREVGAPRNLAIHDAVYSEAGLGIADGHLERFLGARHQSYTRLAAGTDL, from the coding sequence ATGAGGATCACCAAGTTCGGCCACGCCTGCGTCCGTGTCGAGTACGACGATCAGGCGGTGGTGCTCGACCCCGGGATGTTCACCGAGCCGGAGGCCGTCGACGGGGCCACCGCCGTACTCATCACGCACGAGCACCCCGACCACGTCCACGTGGACCACCTCAGGCGCACCGATGCGCCGATCTTCACCATCGCGGCGGTCGCGAACCAGCTCGCCGACGATCTGCGCGAGCGGGTCACCGTGGTCACGCCCGGCGCCTCGCTGGACGTCGGGCTGCCGGTCACCGTGGTCGGTGAGAAGCACGCGGTGATCCATCCCGAGCTGCCGCACTTCGACAACAGCGGCTACCTGCTGCACCTCGGCGAGGTGCTCGTGTTCCACCCGGGTGACGCGCTGACGGTCCCCGGCCAGGACATCGACGTACTGCTGCTGCCGGTCAGCGCGCCGTGGCTGAAGATCAGCGAGAGCATCGACTTCGCGCGTGAGGTCGGGGCGCCGCGCAACCTGGCGATCCACGATGCGGTCTACAGCGAGGCCGGTCTGGGCATCGCCGACGGGCACCTGGAACGGTTCCTGGGCGCGCGGCACCAGTCCTACACCCGGCTCGCCGCGGGCACAGACCTGTAG
- a CDS encoding cytochrome P450 encodes MTTSTDEGRFFDLGDLSFDVTAPVVHEAREADWYVRTNYGFAVLRYAEANAILKDRRFCQGTIRWPDQNGVHTGPFHDWWGKVLLSLEGADHTRIRRLLFPAFKQRPVAAMAPRFQRIATDLIDGFAARGEVELVSEFAEPYSSRIICGLLGLPDSEWSQVAHWADDLGKSFGVNLKADLPRIEGALTGLYGYVDQLVADRTAHPTDDLVSQLIAAQQAERLSAEELGVALVFLVFAGMETTRNQLTLALQTFFAHPDQWRLLGERPELGRNAVEEIMRVNPTVTWITREALEDVEINGLVIPKGGIVQLLSHATGTDPRAMEETGFDITSPRPMHMGFGGGVHHCLGHFVARIDMAVALPLLAMRMPDARPDGPGEWLPVSGNTGAIRFPIRFTPETRRPDPVALATPSGW; translated from the coding sequence ATGACGACCAGCACCGACGAGGGCCGCTTCTTCGACCTCGGCGACCTGAGCTTCGACGTGACCGCCCCGGTGGTGCACGAGGCTCGCGAGGCCGACTGGTATGTGCGCACCAACTACGGCTTCGCCGTGCTGCGGTACGCCGAGGCGAACGCGATCCTGAAGGACCGGCGGTTCTGCCAGGGCACGATCCGGTGGCCCGACCAGAACGGCGTGCACACCGGCCCGTTCCACGACTGGTGGGGCAAGGTGCTGCTGTCGCTGGAGGGCGCCGACCACACCAGGATCCGGCGACTGCTCTTCCCTGCCTTCAAGCAGCGGCCGGTCGCCGCGATGGCACCGCGCTTCCAGCGGATCGCCACCGATCTGATCGATGGCTTCGCGGCGCGCGGAGAGGTCGAGCTCGTCTCCGAGTTCGCCGAGCCGTACTCGTCACGGATCATCTGCGGACTGCTCGGCCTGCCCGACAGCGAGTGGTCCCAGGTCGCGCACTGGGCCGACGACCTGGGCAAGTCCTTCGGGGTCAACCTCAAGGCCGACCTGCCCAGGATCGAGGGGGCCCTGACGGGTCTCTACGGGTACGTCGACCAATTGGTCGCCGACCGCACGGCGCACCCGACCGACGACTTGGTCAGCCAGCTCATCGCCGCGCAGCAGGCCGAGAGGCTCTCGGCCGAGGAGCTCGGCGTCGCGCTGGTGTTCCTGGTGTTCGCCGGGATGGAGACCACCCGCAACCAGCTGACCCTCGCGCTGCAGACCTTCTTCGCCCACCCCGACCAGTGGCGGCTGCTCGGCGAGCGTCCCGAGCTCGGCCGCAACGCCGTCGAGGAGATCATGCGGGTGAACCCGACGGTCACCTGGATCACCCGCGAGGCGCTCGAGGACGTCGAGATCAACGGGCTGGTGATCCCGAAGGGCGGCATCGTGCAGCTGCTCTCGCACGCCACCGGCACCGACCCGCGCGCGATGGAGGAGACCGGCTTCGACATCACGTCGCCACGGCCGATGCACATGGGCTTCGGCGGCGGCGTGCACCACTGCCTGGGCCACTTCGTGGCGCGCATCGACATGGCCGTCGCACTGCCGCTGCTGGCGATGCGGATGCCCGACGCCCGCCCCGACGGACCCGGCGAATGGCTGCCGGTCTCGGGCAACACCGGCGCGATCAGGTTCCCGATCAGGTTCACCCCCGAGACGCGACGGCCTGATCCGGTCGCGCTCGCTACGCCGTCAGGCTGGTGA
- a CDS encoding Na+/H+ antiporter — protein MRASSPIGHDVRVHAALVLVCLAAAVLVFTASAERVRMPAPLLLIAVGIAASYIPGMPQLQLGHDVVLFGLLPPLLYAAALQTSLVDFNANRRSILLLSIGLVVFSTVGVAWVVHEILPGLPWPASLAIGAVVAPPDAVAATAVARRIGLPRRVVTILEGESLLNDATALVALRTAIAAFGGGVQLWRVGGDFFWAAVGGVLAGLVVFVFVAKVRRHLTDPPVLDTALSLVIPFAAYMLAESVHASGVLGVVVAGLLLGHEAPILQTAQSRIAERTNWRTIAFLLENAVFLLIGLQAQWIVHDVRRSDLGTGRIITVCGATLVAVIVLRVVWVFAARALLVRPVRRGGRVQAPVRSTFLISWAGMRGVVTLAAAFVIPIETPHREVLLLVAFTVVVGTLFLQGLSLPWIARVLRVPSPSARKDALARANLLHQASAAGLEAIDECDDPHGVREVIRDRIERRSFAAWEQVGSSEAETPSEAYARIRHVMIDAERARVLQARSSGDYPHEVVQEVLGMLDVEESMLEHTREQREQMRTALAEVAAEGHGDCEHLRQPRPEVEPRTPGECEDCMREGSTWVHLRMCLDCGHVGCCDSSPRRHATHHFEQSRHPVMRSAEPGESWRWCFVDEVTG, from the coding sequence ATGCGGGCATCCTCTCCCATCGGCCATGATGTGCGGGTGCATGCCGCCCTGGTCCTCGTCTGTCTGGCGGCTGCGGTGCTGGTGTTCACGGCGTCCGCGGAACGGGTCCGGATGCCCGCGCCGCTGCTGCTGATCGCGGTGGGCATCGCTGCGTCGTACATCCCCGGGATGCCGCAGCTGCAGCTCGGTCACGACGTGGTGCTGTTCGGGCTGCTGCCGCCGCTGCTGTACGCCGCCGCCCTGCAGACCTCCCTGGTGGACTTCAACGCCAACCGGCGGAGCATCCTGCTGTTGTCCATCGGCCTGGTGGTGTTCAGCACCGTCGGGGTGGCCTGGGTGGTGCACGAGATCCTGCCCGGCCTCCCGTGGCCGGCGAGCCTGGCGATCGGCGCGGTGGTGGCCCCGCCGGACGCCGTCGCCGCGACCGCGGTGGCACGGCGGATCGGCCTGCCCCGCCGGGTGGTCACCATCCTGGAGGGCGAGTCGCTGCTCAACGACGCGACCGCACTGGTCGCGCTGCGCACGGCGATCGCCGCGTTCGGCGGTGGGGTCCAGCTGTGGCGCGTCGGCGGTGACTTCTTCTGGGCCGCGGTCGGTGGCGTGCTCGCCGGGCTCGTCGTCTTCGTCTTCGTCGCCAAGGTGCGGCGGCACCTCACCGATCCGCCGGTGCTCGACACCGCGCTGTCCCTGGTGATCCCGTTCGCGGCCTACATGCTTGCCGAGTCGGTCCACGCCTCCGGGGTGCTCGGGGTCGTGGTCGCCGGCCTGCTGCTCGGCCACGAGGCACCGATCCTTCAGACCGCCCAGTCGCGGATCGCGGAGCGCACGAACTGGCGCACGATCGCCTTCCTGCTCGAGAACGCGGTGTTCCTGCTGATCGGCCTGCAGGCGCAGTGGATCGTGCACGACGTACGTCGAAGCGACCTGGGCACCGGTCGGATCATCACCGTCTGCGGGGCGACCCTGGTCGCGGTGATCGTGCTCCGAGTCGTCTGGGTGTTCGCAGCGCGGGCGCTCCTGGTCCGACCGGTACGCCGTGGCGGCCGGGTGCAGGCTCCCGTGCGCTCGACCTTCCTGATCTCGTGGGCCGGCATGCGTGGCGTGGTCACCCTGGCGGCAGCGTTCGTGATCCCGATCGAGACCCCGCACCGCGAGGTGCTCCTGCTGGTGGCCTTCACCGTCGTGGTCGGGACGCTCTTCTTGCAGGGTCTCTCGCTGCCCTGGATCGCTCGGGTCCTGCGGGTGCCGTCTCCGAGCGCGCGCAAGGACGCGCTCGCGCGGGCGAACCTGCTCCACCAGGCCTCGGCCGCCGGGCTCGAGGCGATCGACGAGTGCGACGACCCACACGGCGTCCGCGAGGTGATCCGGGACCGGATCGAGCGGCGCAGCTTCGCTGCCTGGGAGCAGGTCGGCAGCTCGGAGGCGGAGACGCCCAGCGAGGCCTACGCCCGGATTCGCCATGTGATGATCGATGCCGAGCGGGCACGCGTGCTGCAGGCGCGCAGCTCGGGTGACTACCCGCACGAGGTCGTCCAGGAGGTCCTCGGCATGTTGGACGTGGAGGAGTCGATGCTGGAGCACACCCGCGAGCAGCGCGAGCAGATGCGGACCGCGCTGGCCGAGGTCGCCGCTGAGGGGCACGGCGACTGCGAGCACCTGCGTCAGCCCCGTCCCGAGGTCGAGCCGCGGACGCCGGGGGAGTGCGAGGACTGCATGCGCGAGGGCAGCACCTGGGTGCACCTGCGGATGTGCCTCGACTGCGGACACGTCGGATGCTGCGATTCGTCCCCGCGTCGGCACGCCACCCACCACTTCGAGCAGAGCCGGCACCCGGTGATGCGCTCGGCCGAGCCCGGCGAGTCCTGGCGCTGGTGCTTCGTCGACGAGGTCACCGGTTAG
- a CDS encoding isocitrate lyase/PEP mutase family protein, which produces MEDFLALHVPGEPLLLPNAWDPGSARLLESVGARAIASTSSGFAATLGRVDGAATRDEVLDHAARLVAAVDVPVSADLEAGYATTLDDLALTYRRAAESGLAGASLEDWSGTQLLSAAEAAERVGAAREAAPGLVLTGRAEGYLHDVPSLSEAITRLQAYAEAGADVLYAPGMRDLDEIRTLVAEVPRPVNVLLLAGLEVPALADAGVARISVGGAMAWTTWKAAATAARAFLAGGSGWLTDAATGRTEAARALR; this is translated from the coding sequence ATGGAGGACTTCCTCGCGCTGCACGTGCCCGGTGAACCGCTGCTGCTGCCGAACGCTTGGGATCCCGGCTCGGCCCGCCTGCTCGAGAGCGTCGGCGCACGCGCGATCGCCAGCACCAGTTCGGGCTTCGCCGCCACCCTCGGCCGCGTCGACGGCGCCGCGACCCGCGACGAGGTGCTGGACCATGCGGCTCGGCTGGTGGCCGCGGTCGACGTACCCGTCTCCGCGGACCTCGAGGCGGGCTACGCGACGACGCTCGACGACCTGGCGCTCACCTACCGACGGGCTGCCGAGTCGGGCCTGGCCGGTGCGTCCCTCGAGGACTGGTCCGGCACGCAACTGCTCTCGGCAGCGGAGGCGGCCGAGCGGGTGGGCGCAGCCCGGGAGGCGGCACCCGGGCTGGTGCTGACCGGACGCGCCGAGGGCTACCTGCACGACGTGCCGTCGCTGTCCGAGGCGATCACCCGGCTGCAGGCCTACGCCGAGGCCGGCGCCGACGTGCTCTACGCCCCCGGGATGCGCGACCTCGACGAGATCCGAACCCTGGTCGCCGAGGTGCCGCGCCCGGTCAACGTGCTCCTTCTCGCCGGGCTCGAGGTACCTGCGCTGGCCGACGCCGGGGTGGCCCGGATCAGCGTCGGTGGAGCGATGGCCTGGACCACCTGGAAGGCCGCCGCGACCGCGGCCCGCGCCTTCCTGGCAGGAGGGTCCGGCTGGCTGACGGACGCGGCCACCGGCAGGACCGAGGCGGCCCGAGCGCTCCGCTGA
- a CDS encoding helix-turn-helix transcriptional regulator encodes MTTEVATDTFTAFVDVLIAALDPSTGSAQASGLSAEEIAGRLHLSRFHLDRIVSQTAGEPPRRFRRRILLERAAYRLLSSDRSILDIAVEAGYGSHEAFTRAFASAYGEPPAAWRSRPREIRIEAPSGVHFHPPGSIRLPSRDEVTAMELLTRMVEHHVWLTGEILARATRLTDDQLDEPIQLSVEDDPDPASLRRLLSRLIGQMGMWNAALANREYDWSVEEHESLTSMRRRLAEEGPTYLRHVHEVVDEGRLDDTFVDALCDPAEVFTYGGMIAHVLTFAAHRRTLAVLALDRHGITELGWGDPMRWVAEPAG; translated from the coding sequence ATGACAACGGAAGTGGCGACCGACACCTTCACCGCGTTCGTCGACGTGCTCATCGCCGCACTCGACCCCTCGACGGGCTCGGCGCAGGCGAGTGGGCTGAGCGCTGAGGAGATCGCCGGCCGGCTGCACCTCTCCCGGTTCCACCTCGACCGGATCGTCAGCCAGACGGCTGGTGAGCCTCCGCGGAGGTTCCGCCGTCGGATCCTGCTGGAGCGCGCGGCGTACCGCCTGCTCTCGTCGGACCGCAGCATCCTCGACATCGCCGTCGAGGCCGGCTACGGCTCGCACGAGGCGTTCACCCGCGCGTTCGCCTCGGCGTACGGCGAGCCGCCGGCCGCCTGGCGCAGCCGGCCGCGGGAGATCCGGATCGAGGCGCCGAGCGGGGTGCACTTCCACCCACCGGGCAGCATCAGGCTGCCCTCGAGAGATGAGGTGACTGCGATGGAGCTGCTGACCCGGATGGTGGAGCACCACGTCTGGCTGACCGGGGAGATCCTGGCGCGGGCGACGAGGCTGACCGACGATCAGCTCGACGAGCCGATCCAGCTGAGCGTGGAGGACGATCCCGACCCCGCCTCGCTGCGTCGGCTGCTCTCCCGGCTGATCGGGCAGATGGGGATGTGGAACGCCGCGCTCGCGAACCGGGAGTACGACTGGTCGGTCGAGGAGCACGAGTCGCTCACCTCGATGCGACGCCGGCTGGCCGAGGAGGGTCCGACGTACCTGCGTCACGTGCACGAGGTCGTGGACGAGGGCCGCCTGGACGACACCTTCGTCGACGCGCTGTGCGATCCGGCCGAGGTGTTCACCTACGGCGGGATGATCGCGCACGTGCTCACCTTCGCCGCGCACCGGCGCACCCTGGCGGTGCTGGCCCTGGACCGGCACGGGATCACCGAGCTGGGTTGGGGCGACCCGATGCGCTGGGTCGCTGAGCCCGCCGGGTGA
- the menD gene encoding 2-succinyl-5-enolpyruvyl-6-hydroxy-3-cyclohexene-1-carboxylic-acid synthase — protein MNPSTALARWLVDALVDRGVAHAVLCPGSRNAPLSFALAAHPGITLHSRIDERTAGFLALGIAKTSRRPVAVVTTSGTATANLHPAVLEAAHAGLTLVAVTADRPAALRGTGSNQTTDQVRLYGDAAAFADLSEPDPDALSAAWLPGGPIHLNVQLNDPLLPPAPRETSQIVAETSHIAAESSQMEPSPTDPGRRDQPGRSGEREESEQARTGRLARGPRTVVVAGDDSGNRARLLAESAGWPLLAEPSSGSRNGATPIRSYRLLLGTPLAARIERAVVLGHPTLSRPVSRLLAREDVEVVSVRARGRWPQRPFPVAAEYDAVEVTPGDESSGWLEEWQSADRDLSRRIDALVADQPDLTPYDVAAEVNAAVPPGGLLYVGASSPIRDLDLMARPYRVGERRLVVANRGLAGIDGTLSSALGAVIGRPHTTRAIAYVGDVTFLHDLTGLVVGPDEQRPDLTVVVANDDGGSIFATLEQGASGYADRYDKLFGTPHGVDLAALCGGLRVPHWRVTDRAELAHALASPNGGIEVVEAVVRRDNRRELDEAIRALAG, from the coding sequence GTGAACCCGTCCACCGCCCTCGCCCGCTGGCTCGTCGACGCGCTCGTGGACCGCGGCGTCGCCCACGCGGTGCTCTGTCCGGGATCGCGCAACGCGCCGCTGTCGTTCGCGCTGGCCGCCCACCCCGGGATCACCTTGCACAGCCGCATCGACGAGCGCACCGCGGGCTTCCTCGCTCTGGGCATCGCCAAGACCTCCCGCCGTCCGGTGGCGGTGGTCACCACCTCGGGTACGGCGACCGCGAACCTGCACCCGGCCGTCCTCGAGGCCGCCCATGCCGGACTCACCCTGGTCGCGGTCACCGCCGACCGTCCCGCCGCCCTGCGCGGCACCGGCTCGAACCAGACCACCGACCAGGTACGGCTCTACGGCGACGCCGCTGCCTTCGCCGACCTGTCCGAACCCGATCCCGACGCGCTCTCCGCCGCCTGGCTCCCCGGCGGTCCGATCCACCTCAATGTCCAGCTCAACGACCCGCTGCTCCCACCCGCCCCCCGCGAGACGTCCCAAATCGTCGCCGAGACGTCCCATATCGCCGCCGAGTCGTCACAGATGGAGCCCTCTCCCACGGACCCAGGGCGACGCGACCAGCCCGGCCGCTCGGGCGAGCGTGAGGAGTCCGAGCAGGCCCGCACCGGACGCCTCGCACGCGGTCCGCGCACGGTGGTGGTCGCCGGCGACGATTCGGGGAACAGGGCCCGGCTGCTCGCCGAGTCGGCGGGCTGGCCACTGCTGGCCGAGCCGAGCAGCGGCTCGCGCAACGGCGCCACCCCGATCCGCAGCTACCGGCTGCTGCTCGGCACACCGCTCGCGGCACGCATCGAACGAGCGGTGGTGCTCGGCCACCCGACCCTGTCCCGTCCGGTGAGCCGGCTGCTGGCCCGCGAGGACGTCGAGGTGGTGTCGGTCCGCGCCCGGGGTCGCTGGCCGCAGCGCCCCTTCCCCGTCGCCGCTGAGTACGACGCGGTGGAGGTCACGCCCGGTGACGAGTCCAGCGGATGGCTCGAGGAGTGGCAGAGCGCCGACAGGGACCTCAGCAGGCGCATCGACGCCCTCGTGGCCGATCAGCCGGACCTCACGCCGTACGACGTCGCGGCGGAGGTCAACGCCGCCGTACCCCCCGGTGGCCTGTTGTACGTCGGCGCCAGCAGCCCGATCCGCGACCTGGACCTGATGGCCCGGCCCTACCGGGTGGGGGAGCGTCGCCTGGTGGTCGCCAACCGCGGGCTGGCCGGGATCGACGGCACCCTGAGCAGCGCGCTCGGGGCCGTGATCGGGCGGCCGCACACCACTCGGGCCATCGCCTATGTGGGTGACGTGACGTTCCTGCACGACCTCACCGGCCTCGTGGTCGGGCCGGACGAGCAACGCCCGGACCTGACCGTGGTGGTGGCCAATGATGACGGCGGCTCGATCTTCGCGACGCTCGAGCAGGGTGCGTCCGGCTATGCGGACCGGTACGACAAGCTCTTCGGCACCCCGCACGGCGTCGACCTGGCCGCCCTGTGCGGCGGCCTGCGGGTTCCGCACTGGCGGGTCACGGACCGGGCCGAGCTGGCTCACGCTCTGGCCAGCCCGAACGGCGGGATCGAGGTCGTCGAGGCCGTCGTCCGCCGGGACAACAGGCGCGAGCTCGACGAGGCGATCCGAGCTCTCGCCGGGTGA
- a CDS encoding o-succinylbenzoate synthase, which translates to MTEVFSIPLRTRFRGITVREGMLLRGDAGWGEFSPFLEYDAATSAGWLACAREAADLGWPAPVRDSVPVNVTVPACPPDEAVAIVRRSQGCRTAKVKVAERGQSVAEDQARLEAVREAIGPAGLVRVDANGGWSVDEAITRIPLLDRAAGGLEYVEQPCAEVEELAVVHRRVGVPIAADESIRRAVDPYRVRDLAAADIAVLKVQPLGGVRACLRIAEDIGLPVVVSSAVESSIGIAAGVALAAALPSLEHACGLATVQLLTDDVVADPLLPVDGALPVRRPEVDDAALGRVVAPPDRVAHWRARLADVEAVLEDRRS; encoded by the coding sequence ATGACCGAGGTGTTCTCGATCCCGCTGCGGACCCGGTTCCGCGGCATCACCGTGCGTGAGGGGATGCTGCTCCGGGGCGATGCCGGCTGGGGTGAGTTCAGCCCCTTCCTGGAGTACGACGCGGCCACGTCCGCTGGCTGGCTGGCCTGCGCCCGCGAGGCCGCCGACCTCGGCTGGCCGGCCCCGGTGCGCGACTCCGTCCCGGTCAACGTGACCGTCCCGGCGTGTCCGCCCGACGAGGCCGTCGCGATCGTGCGGCGGTCCCAGGGCTGTCGGACGGCGAAGGTCAAGGTTGCCGAGCGGGGCCAGTCGGTCGCCGAGGACCAAGCCCGGCTCGAGGCCGTCCGCGAGGCCATCGGGCCCGCCGGGCTGGTGCGGGTGGACGCCAACGGCGGCTGGTCCGTCGATGAGGCGATCACCCGGATCCCCTTGCTGGACAGGGCAGCGGGCGGTCTGGAGTACGTCGAGCAGCCGTGTGCCGAGGTCGAGGAGCTGGCCGTCGTACACCGCAGGGTCGGCGTACCCATCGCCGCCGACGAGTCCATCCGCCGGGCCGTCGATCCCTACCGGGTCAGGGACCTGGCCGCTGCCGACATCGCGGTGCTCAAGGTGCAGCCGCTCGGCGGTGTCCGGGCGTGCCTGCGCATCGCCGAGGACATCGGGCTGCCCGTCGTGGTCTCGAGCGCGGTCGAGTCGAGCATCGGGATCGCGGCGGGGGTCGCGCTGGCGGCGGCCCTGCCTTCCCTCGAGCATGCCTGCGGGCTGGCGACCGTCCAACTGCTCACCGACGACGTCGTGGCCGACCCGTTGCTTCCCGTGGACGGTGCGCTGCCGGTGCGGCGCCCCGAGGTCGACGATGCCGCACTGGGTCGCGTCGTGGCCCCTCCCGACCGGGTGGCGCACTGGCGGGCCCGGCTGGCTGACGTCGAGGCCGTGCTGGAGGATCGTCGATCGTGA
- a CDS encoding AMP-binding protein encodes MSSLRPVSGTAEEILALLREWDAATDPDPLVIATSGSTGQPKRVVLSRDAVRASALATHERLGGPGRWVLNLPATYVAGLQVLYRCVVAGVEPVLYADSWRVTLEPVSGRSYVSLVPTQLARLLHDESLAGEVASLAGCSAVLIGGGPLDPHVRAQAEARGLRVVQTYGMSETCGGCVYDGRPLAGAEVRIDEGHVLVRGPMLFDGYQGEPERTAAALREGWLVTNDLGHWDEQGRLRIDGRVDDVIISGGVKVPAGAVAAAVARLTAVVGVEVVGAADEEWGERVVAVVTARDPLSLAAVREAVEPRAWAPRQLVVVPELPRLPNGKPDRLAMRRLAEQEWSG; translated from the coding sequence GTGAGCAGCCTGCGCCCGGTGTCCGGCACTGCCGAGGAGATCCTCGCGCTGCTCCGGGAGTGGGACGCCGCGACCGATCCGGATCCGCTGGTGATCGCTACCTCCGGCTCCACCGGCCAGCCGAAGCGCGTGGTGCTGTCCCGGGACGCGGTGCGGGCCTCGGCGCTGGCCACCCACGAGCGGCTCGGCGGGCCGGGCCGGTGGGTGTTGAATCTGCCCGCGACCTATGTGGCCGGGCTGCAGGTGCTCTACCGATGCGTGGTCGCCGGCGTCGAGCCGGTGCTCTACGCCGACAGCTGGCGGGTGACGCTGGAGCCGGTGAGCGGACGGTCGTACGTGTCGCTGGTCCCCACCCAGCTGGCGCGGCTGCTGCACGACGAGTCGCTGGCCGGGGAGGTGGCGTCGCTGGCGGGCTGCAGCGCCGTACTCATCGGTGGCGGGCCGTTGGACCCGCACGTGCGCGCCCAGGCCGAGGCACGGGGGCTGCGGGTCGTGCAGACCTACGGGATGAGCGAGACCTGCGGTGGCTGCGTGTACGACGGCCGCCCGCTGGCCGGCGCCGAGGTGCGGATCGACGAGGGCCACGTGCTGGTGCGCGGCCCGATGCTCTTCGACGGCTACCAGGGCGAGCCCGAGCGCACCGCGGCAGCCCTGCGGGAAGGCTGGCTGGTCACCAACGACCTGGGGCACTGGGACGAGCAGGGCCGGCTGCGCATCGACGGCCGGGTCGACGACGTGATCATCAGCGGCGGCGTGAAGGTGCCGGCCGGGGCGGTGGCCGCCGCGGTCGCCCGACTCACCGCCGTGGTGGGAGTCGAGGTCGTCGGGGCGGCCGACGAGGAGTGGGGCGAGCGCGTGGTCGCGGTGGTCACGGCCCGGGACCCGCTCTCGCTGGCGGCGGTGCGCGAGGCCGTCGAGCCGCGGGCATGGGCTCCGCGGCAGCTGGTGGTGGTGCCGGAGCTCCCGCGGCTGCCCAACGGCAAGCCCGACCGGTTGGCGATGCGCCGGCTGGCCGAGCAGGAGTGGTCGGGATGA